The following DNA comes from Musa acuminata AAA Group cultivar baxijiao chromosome BXJ1-4, Cavendish_Baxijiao_AAA, whole genome shotgun sequence.
TATTTGTTCGCCAATATATATTGTTCTATGTGTTGCTCATTTACAATTTCATATATCCTTCCAAAACCACAAAGgttatgaatatatatgtatgaaaCAATTCAGAAATTACAAAACCATCATGTTAGACACTTTAACTACTGCAACTTGAAAGTAAACAatcctttaatattatttttcctcCTTGTTGTTTTCTTGACCGCAGATCAGAAGAAGCATCACTTAAGCACACAAGGGAAGTGGGTTGGAATCGGTCCAGTTGTTGCAGCTAGCATGACAGATTCTTGTTTGGTTCGAAGCTCATTGTCACCTTTAATCATGCTTGGTCTTTTCTCTCCATCGCACCGGTGGCAATGGGACTTTGACAGAGGTGATGACATGCAAGGTGCACCAAACACCAGTGATATCTACTGCCTACCTGTACAAGACGCACACCTTGTACCTAATTTCTTCATCATTCATTGATGCTCACACCATCATGTTGCATGGATTCATCTTGTGATGGGGCCTCGGTATCAGCAGTGCTGTCGGCAGCCGCCAAAATATTCTCACGTCTCTTCGTCCAAAAATGCACCGGTGGAGTGTAACGGAGGAGGCATTGTTCATGTGGTTTTGAACAGTGACAAGGTAATCTCCCTGGAAAAGTCATGAAAGCTATAATCCTCAGGGAGTGTGATGGATGAGTGCTCCTTGTCATGGCATAAAGTCTCTCAGAAAAATAATGCAGGAATTAAAATGATCGATCACTGTCGATTCAAAGCTTAAGCTCTACGAGTCATGAAAGGTATGGATTTGTAATATTAGAGTAGATCTTGGTGAATCTTGCATTTGACCTCTGTCTCATCAGCAATATTTGCTTGTGGTTGGACACATACTAAATCGTATAGATCAAAGGCTGTTGGCATGTGTGGTGTTCCTTTTTCTTATATCCCACCTTTGTTTGTAGCCAAACGGACGGGAATCTAATTCTCCCCTCAAAACTTATAAGTGAACTATCTTTTGTTTATGTCCTTTCTTTTTATCCCTATTCTCTTGGTTTAGCTCACCCACCTCCTAGACTCTTATTATGACACCTTGGAACCCTAAATTATGACCACTACATATGCTTTGTGACACAGAAAAAATTATACCTTTTTTTTGTACACAAACTATCCTTGCACTCTTATTTCTATTCTCTTTTTAATCAACAATCTTAGAACTAAAATTATGCTTCACCCAACACAGTATGTGCTTTTATATGATCCTCAACTCTCTCTTCTCTAACACTCATTCCTATTGCAACAGAGGATGAAAAAGATGTTAGATGAAGAGCCTAAATAAGGGTGTTTTATCATATAATGACTCTCCTATCAAagacaattttgtcaaattatttaTGGTTGGATTGCAAAGTATGATTTTTCAAGGAGTAATATCATAATAAATCAAATTCAACTCCTTCAAGCACttgtagaaagaaaaagaaagaaagaacttgAGAGCTATGCTGCCAGCAGTAGGGGCATAAAGAATTAAGCCACACTTCAACTATGTCTTCCATTTGGTGGAAAGCAAGGAATCAAATATGATATGTCCTCCCTGATTGATAGATGAATTATTTAGCATTATTAATCAATTAATAGTCCCtggtgaattcttaaaataattatatgtttTGTGGCATTATCATACAAAAGAGACTGATGTAACTCAAAAACTTCTATTATCATATGGTTAATCTTCATTAATTGACCATTAGCATAACAACATTGAGACTTGAATTGATATTAGTACTCCTCTCAAAATATTGAGAAACATTAATGGTAAAAGAACTGGTGGAGATATTAGTACTCCTCTCAAATTCAGTAATAAACTTGAGTTTATTGGATGGAAGATGACAGAAATGGAATGCATGCAATATTAAATCTTGAAGGGTCAAATATACAATGTGTGAGAACACATGTTTCTGGATTAAATATCCTTCGAATAGGGTTGGTATCTTATCATCTTTCTACTTGTATGTGGTGACATGGACATGATTAATGTATGAGCCTACACTCTTAGAAAGTTTTCATTGTTTATGGATTCCCCCACCAAATATTTCATCCGTAATCAAACCTGCGTCTATAATAAGATATTGACTCCTTTTGCATGCTTTACTTTCCTCAACTTGTTCTTATTATGTATTCTTCAGTACCTTTCAGaaactctctctctccctctctctctctctctctctctgttttgaGTCTGTGGAAGGAGTAGGTGCTTTGGCAACTTCATGACTGAACATTCTAACAACagcttaattttttttgtttctgtaCCATACCATCCTGATTAGTTCCTGTACATGCAAATTATTTGGGCAGGAGAATaggtttcttcttctctctcaagCTAGCCACTATGGTCTTTTGCAGTATGGACGACTATAAATGGAGAGCAGCAGCATATGAGGTGGGAGAACCTTCTTCTTCTTACACCATATCATATCATGAAGCCTTATTCTCCAGAGCTTCAGAATGGGAGCAGCAGAACAAGCCTGCAGAACACCCCCAGGATAGTCCTCCTCCTCACTGCCACCTTGTTCCTCCTCACCATCATTCCTCTCTATCTCTTCCCTTTGCTAGCCACATCGTTCGCATGGAGAAACTTATCCTCTCCACCTTCCTCcctttctccttctctttcttcttcctcttccttttcatcttcttcttctcgtgaCATGAGCCGTGACGCCATGGCTGGTGTGACGATGGCCAAGAGCTCGTGTGATATCTTTAGGGGGGAGTGGGTGCCCAACCCTAACGCGCCTTACTACACCAACGAGACGTGCTGGGCCATCCATGAGCACCAGAACTGCATGAAGTTTGGGAGGCCGGACACGGAGTTCCTGAAGTGGAGGTGGAAGCCGAACGACTGCGATCTGCCCATCTTTAACCCGGCGCAGTTCTTGGAGCTCGTCAGAGGGAAGTCACTGGCCTTCGTTGGAGACTCGGTGGGGAGGAACCAAATGCAATCCCTCATCTGCCTCCTGCTCAGAGTAAGCCCCTCTCCAGTCTTTCTTCTCTCACCTTCCACTCGATGAAGGAAGCTGTATATGTTCATAAGCATCGATGGCCAGAATGACTCAACACCCTTAAGCTGAGCTGAACCAATCAGCACACTGCACAAAGAACTTCACAGCTACAGTGGAAGGTTGACATGAGAGGGGAGAGTGCATAGATGTCATGTGCTCTATTCACTTTTTGTAGGATAGTATCCTATGGAATTTTTGTCAGTGATGATAACTAGTCCTCGACTCTCAGTAGCATActttcatctatatatatatacatatatatatattgcaaggTTATCTTGTAGCAAGTATACAACTTTAAGATCATTCTTTGTGCCAATAAGCAGTCAGAAAAGTTCAGACTAGCCAGTTGGTGGAAGGTAAAAGCTCAAATCTTTTGCTAGAGAAATATTTCACATTTATATTAACTCAATCTCTTGGGTTTGGTAGGAGGAGGACAAAAGAGTTGTGTATCTTTTCAGCTTATAAAAAGGAAGGTTAAGCATTTTAACTTCAGACTAGCCAGCTATGGACTTTTGTAGTGTTCCATTGATATATCTGTCCTTTGTTCTTTTATTTCTACTTGGTTAGAGCCTAACCATCCTTTGTGCATAGAGCAATATTATTTCTAGGCCTGTAGGGGTGGAGTGGGTACCCTTTCCCTGTCCTAACATTTCTGGTGTCTTACATGCATACACTAAAATGTAGAGCCAATCACACATCATCTTTTCGAAAGGATTTCGATCTCTGCTTCGTCGAATTTATAGGTCACATATGCGGTGGATGCGTCGGTCACTGAAGATGAGAAGTTCCGGCGGTATCACTTCCCGACCCACAACTTCACGGTGGCCAGCTTCTGGTCTCCGTTCCTGGTGAGGGCACACGAAGCCGACCCCAATGGCCCAACCCTCACCGGCCTCTTCAACCTCCACCTGGACCAAGTGGACACCAACTGGACCACCCAGATGACGCCGTTCGACTACGTCATCGTCTCCGCCGGCCACTGGTTCTTCCGCCCCACCATGTTCTTCGAGGCCGACCAGCTCGTCGGCTGCCACTACTGCCTCCACCCCAACGTCACCGACCTGACCATGTACTACAGCTACCGGAGGGCCTTCAGGGCCGCGCTCCGGGCCTTCAACGACCTCCCGGGCTTCAGGGGCACGGTGTTCCTCCGGACCTTCGCGCCGTCGCACTTCGAGAACGGCGAGTGGAACAAGGGGGGCAACTGCGTGCGGCAGCGGCCGTTCCGGAGCAACGAGACAAGGATGGACGGCTACAACCTGGAGATGTACATGGCGCAGCTGGAGGAGTACCGGGCGGCGGAGGGCGAGGGGAAGGAGAAGGGCGTCAGGTTCCGGTTGCTGGACACCACGGAGGCGATGCTACTAAGGCCGGACGGTCACCCGGGCCGGTTCGGCCACCGCCCCGACGAGAACGTGACTCTCTACAATGACTGCGTCCACTGGTGCTTGCCGGGGCCGATCGACAACTGGAACGATTTCCTGCTCCATATGCTGAAGAACGAGGGTGGCAGATCAGCCGCCGGCCGACGATCCAGGAACGACAGGAAGTCCACGATCAAATAGGTGATCAACATTGCTTCTCTTTTTGTTCTTAGAGCACGTAATTTGTATTTTATTAATTAGTATACCATACTGTGGTCTACATGAATTTTGGTTTGTTCTTTCTCCATGCATCAAAAGGTTGTAGAAAGCTGTGTGATATGGCATTACCGTGAGACCAATGTCAATAATTGTTGTGCTGAAGCTACTGCTGCCTTATCACCATTAAATAAGCCTACTTCATCATTGCTTGAAGACTAAGCTTTCATCAAACATGTCCTTACAAGACCTTCTTTAAACACCACAGCTCTTTAACTTTACAGGACTCCTGAGATCACATTGCTAAAAGACTGCTTTAAACACCACTAAGCTTCTTAGTTCTTAGCATTACTCACTACAAGAAAAACTGGGTTTACATCTCTCAAAAAGCTTCATCTTTGATTCATAAATAAACTTGTAGTTACTAATCAATCACAACAACTCAATTTTCACATAATAACTAGGAAAAAATTAGAACGGGCTGTACTGAAAAGAATAGCTTACTAAGCAAATTTGCTCATTTAAAGATGCTTCAGATCTGAAGcactaataataatataaaagaacTTGATGACCAGTATAATCGATCAGGCTCTCTGTGCCCCCACAGTGTCCTAAAGATAGATAGGAATGGCATGAAAGCCCCAAGAAAAATTCCACTCAGAATAATCATCAAGACTCATAAAATCATACAGGAAGATGCAAGGAAAAATAAGAGGAAACTTACTTTTGCATTAAGTGGAAGATGTTTTACTTGCAAACCAATAATAAATTGCCCTCAAGTGTTAAACAACTAATGCAGTGTACCAGTTATCCAACTAATACATAGTCAACACTCAAAGAATACAAAGTTGAACTGGTGTTGAGAGTAAATAATATAGTTAGCTATGCTTGGCATCCTACTACATTTCTTACATTCAGAAAAGATAGAAAGAAAACTATCAAATATGATAATAAAAAACCAGCTTTTCATTCTGGCTGTCTGGCATCAATGCATGAGACCATTTCAGCTGCATATGGGGTCAAGTTGAATCTTACATGAAATAATCATGACTTAACCAATGGCTGGCTAAACTTCAGAGCATTATTTGCTCTCAGTCATAGATGTAATTAACCTCCAGAATGTTGTGTGCTCTCTCTGACCATGCACATTACAGTCATCTAGTGTGTATCAAGGATATCTCCTGTCTTGCCCAAAAAATTCAGAAGCTGGCACAGAGTCAACACTGCAATAAACCCAATTCACAAAGTCAACAATTTCTGATGACAGGAATTTTCTGCATACACGACTTCTAATGATGCAGTATGAGATTTCACAAATCATGAAGAGCAACAAGAGATCTTCCAAGACAGGTGAAGTTGACACCCAAATCAGCACAATAAGAATTCTCGTGGAATTTTTACCAGCAACATCATCAGTAGGGATTTCGTTATCTAAGAGTCGTGAGCTACCAATACTGGAGAAAATTTTCCAGTGTCTTGAGTCTTGTCACCCAGAATTTGGGAGAAGTAACGAGAAACATAATCATGTAGCTAAGTCAAACCTTCAAATCACGGAAGACATCTCAATCACCCTCATAGGAAACCACGCCCTTCTGTCCATTAGTATGATCAGCTCTACTTCGTTTTCCCCACTTATTCCTCCCGAAGCCATGTTAAATCCGTCTCACAATATCTGCCGCTTGCCCGTTCTTGACGACTTACAAAACAGATCCAGCTTCCtagctaaaaatgatattttaattCATCATCTGGATAGAACAGCAAAATGATAATATCCCAATTAGCAAGATATAGTACGAGAAATAAACCAAATTGGAACATACGTACATAGTTAAAGATGTCTATTTGACGAACTACAGGCATCCAAACAGAATTACTTTCCTCATTCATCAATCATCAAGCTCGAGCCTTCCATCACTCCGTACCGATCTTTATGTTCATGGCACTATTATTGCCGACTCAAAAATAGCCATCACCTTAGATCTGCAGAAGTCAATCAAGATCTGCAGCATCAACTGGGTCACATCAATCAACGTTACCAGCATTTAATTTGTACCTTTTTTCTCCCAGTCTCTGGTGTAAAGAATAGAGTTAAAGAAGAGGTCGCAACAAATGGACGGCGAAGGGGGATCGGGAGACGGGTCGATGCGGAAGTCCGGATGCTGACGTTCATCGACCTACTCCCCCTTCGAACGCATAGAAAACCAAGAAAATGAACGGACCTGACCACCGCCGCGAGAGAGACTAACAGGGCCAGTAAGAGA
Coding sequences within:
- the LOC135641981 gene encoding protein trichome birefringence-like 19 — protein: MRWENLLLLTPYHIMKPYSPELQNGSSRTSLQNTPRIVLLLTATLFLLTIIPLYLFPLLATSFAWRNLSSPPSSLSPSLSSSSSFSSSSSRDMSRDAMAGVTMAKSSCDIFRGEWVPNPNAPYYTNETCWAIHEHQNCMKFGRPDTEFLKWRWKPNDCDLPIFNPAQFLELVRGKSLAFVGDSVGRNQMQSLICLLLRVTYAVDASVTEDEKFRRYHFPTHNFTVASFWSPFLVRAHEADPNGPTLTGLFNLHLDQVDTNWTTQMTPFDYVIVSAGHWFFRPTMFFEADQLVGCHYCLHPNVTDLTMYYSYRRAFRAALRAFNDLPGFRGTVFLRTFAPSHFENGEWNKGGNCVRQRPFRSNETRMDGYNLEMYMAQLEEYRAAEGEGKEKGVRFRLLDTTEAMLLRPDGHPGRFGHRPDENVTLYNDCVHWCLPGPIDNWNDFLLHMLKNEGGRSAAGRRSRNDRKSTIK